TTGCGCCTATCGCCGCGCGGAGTTTTTCGCGTCTAGTTTGAAATCGAACGAAAGGACCCGGACATGCGAACGCAGCGGATTGTCCTCGGCCTTGCCATCGCGATCGCCGGAACGGCCGTCATCGCTCCCGCGTCGTCGCAGGAGTATCGCGGAACCTGGGAACAGCAGATGGCCTGCACGCCCGACGTCTGGCGCCTTTGCGGCGATCAGATCCCCGATGTCAGCCGGATTGTGGCCTGCTTGCGGCAGAACACGCCGCAGCTTTCCAGCAATTGCCGCGCGGTATTTGACTCGAGCGCCGAACAGCAGCAGGCCAATCGCGCGCCGTCGCAGCGCGTGCCGCAGCAGACGGCGCCACGTGGCCGCGCGCCGCAACAAATGCAGCCGCAGGCGGTGCAGCCCCAGCCGCGACCGTACTACGAGGAAGACGAATAGGACGTCGCTTCCTGCGCGGGCCTGAGCTCGCAGACGTCGACCCATTCGGCGGCGGTCAACTCCGCCATGCGCGCCGGCGTGATTTTCACCGCGCTGTGGGTCGAGCCCGCGGCCGGCACCACGATGTCGAACGCCTGCAGCGACACGTCGCAATAGACCGGCAGCGGCGTCTTCAATCCGAACGGACAGACGCCGCCGACTTCATGGCCGGTGATGTCGGCGACTTCCTCGAGGCCGAGCATTTTCGGCTTTCCGCCGAACAGCGCCTTCACCTTCTTGTTGTCCATCCGCGAGGTGCCGGCGGTCACGATCAGCACCACGCGCTCGCCGATCCGCAAGCTCAGCGTTTTTGCGATCCGCGCCGGTTCGACGCCGTAGGCTTCGGCGGCGAGCGTGACGGTGGCGGAACTCATCTGGGATTCGATCACGGAAATATCGGGCGCCTTTTCTGCGAAGAAGGCGCGGACGGACTCAAGACTCATGTTTCTCAGGACCTTTGGGCAGACACCAGTGCGGGAAGCTCGGAGAGGCCGTGGATGCGATGGTCGGGCGCAACACCGAGCTCATCCATCTGGGTGCGCAGTATCTTGAACATTGTCAACGGCGGCAGCGTCTCGCTTTCGAGGCAGGTCAGCGCCATCGCTTCCGGCGTCACCCGCTCGATCCAGGCGACAT
This portion of the Bradyrhizobium sp. AZCC 2262 genome encodes:
- a CDS encoding YbaK/EbsC family protein; its protein translation is MSLESVRAFFAEKAPDISVIESQMSSATVTLAAEAYGVEPARIAKTLSLRIGERVVLIVTAGTSRMDNKKVKALFGGKPKMLGLEEVADITGHEVGGVCPFGLKTPLPVYCDVSLQAFDIVVPAAGSTHSAVKITPARMAELTAAEWVDVCELRPAQEATSYSSSS